A single Nitrosospira multiformis ATCC 25196 DNA region contains:
- a CDS encoding ATP synthase subunit I, with protein MNEIMSLLLALVGGVLLGAFFFGGLWWTVRRSIASPRPGTWFVGSMLLRTCIVTAGFYFLLELAAPGKKILFAAVVGFIIARVVATQFLPTPLSPSLVRMGRPGGSAISAGEH; from the coding sequence ATGAATGAAATTATGAGTCTGCTACTGGCACTGGTCGGGGGAGTGCTGCTTGGGGCATTTTTTTTCGGTGGACTGTGGTGGACAGTACGCCGTAGCATTGCTTCTCCTCGCCCTGGAACATGGTTTGTCGGTAGCATGCTGTTGCGTACCTGTATTGTCACTGCCGGATTTTATTTTTTGCTGGAACTGGCTGCCCCCGGCAAGAAAATCCTGTTTGCCGCCGTGGTGGGGTTCATCATAGCGAGAGTAGTGGCAACCCAATTTCTGCCCACGCCGTTATCCCCATCGCTGGTCCGAATGGGGCGACCGGGAGGAAGTGCGATATCCGCCGGAGAGCATTAG
- a CDS encoding F0F1 ATP synthase subunit A, which produces MHISPDQLIFWEYGFVKLNGTIIYTWLLMLLLAVGSKTITKRLSRGEERSRWQNLLEVIIITIQKQISEVGLRQPRTYLPFLGTLFVFVAVANLFAVFPGYEPPTGSLSTTVALAICVFVAVPFYGIREQGLRRYLQSYLKPVPLLLPFNILGEFTRTLALAVRLFGNMMSGTMILAIMLIITPFIFPVVMGVLHLLIGGVQAYIFSILATVYIAAATSDNGENAGASDDEGGEDAKSACAAGGKICKHKP; this is translated from the coding sequence ATGCATATTAGCCCCGATCAGCTCATCTTCTGGGAATATGGTTTCGTGAAACTTAACGGCACCATCATTTACACATGGCTGCTGATGCTGTTGCTTGCGGTCGGATCGAAGACTATTACTAAGCGACTGTCTCGCGGAGAGGAACGCTCCCGATGGCAAAATCTGCTGGAAGTCATCATTATTACGATACAAAAACAGATCAGCGAGGTAGGCCTTCGCCAGCCGCGCACCTACCTTCCATTTCTGGGGACTCTGTTTGTCTTTGTCGCCGTGGCAAACCTTTTTGCCGTCTTTCCCGGTTACGAGCCCCCGACCGGATCGCTTTCCACAACTGTTGCACTGGCGATCTGCGTATTCGTTGCTGTCCCGTTTTATGGAATCAGGGAGCAAGGCCTGCGCCGCTATTTGCAGTCCTATCTCAAGCCGGTGCCGCTCTTGCTCCCGTTCAATATCCTGGGGGAGTTCACACGCACGCTGGCTCTTGCCGTGCGGCTGTTCGGCAACATGATGAGCGGGACCATGATCCTCGCTATCATGCTGATCATCACACCCTTTATTTTCCCCGTGGTCATGGGAGTCCTCCACCTGTTGATAGGTGGCGTGCAAGCTTATATCTTCAGCATCCTGGCCACGGTCTACATCGCGGCCGCAACTTCCGATAATGGGGAAAATGCGGGAGCATCAGATGATGAAGGTGGTGAAGACGCCAAAAGCGCATGCGCAGCTGGTGGGAAAATCTGCAAACATAAACCCTAA
- a CDS encoding F0F1 ATP synthase subunit C translates to MDSITLIAIISILTAGLTISIGVIGPALGEGKAVATALTSLAQQPDVAGTIARTLFVGLAIIESLAIYCFVVSMILIFANPFWDHVIAHGVGK, encoded by the coding sequence ATGGACAGCATTACCCTAATCGCAATCATATCCATCCTGACGGCTGGTCTGACTATCAGTATTGGCGTGATCGGGCCCGCGCTGGGTGAAGGAAAGGCAGTGGCTACGGCACTCACCTCGCTGGCGCAACAGCCCGACGTGGCCGGAACAATCGCGCGTACGCTGTTCGTGGGACTGGCCATAATAGAATCCCTCGCTATATATTGTTTCGTGGTCTCCATGATCCTTATCTTCGCCAATCCTTTCTGGGATCACGTGATTGCTCATGGTGTCGGAAAATAA
- the atpD gene encoding F0F1 ATP synthase subunit beta has product MDAAAPDLGIGIVAAVRGGIVDIRFANRPPSIRSLVRTGKAGEIVIEILSQLDAHRVRGIALTPTQGLARGMLVKDTGGPLRAPVGRATLSRMFDVFGEVIDRKPPPCDAQWRTVHHSPPPLVRRSTRSEIFETGIKIIDVLMPLERGGKAGLLGGAGVGKTILLTEMIHNVAGRHRGVSIFCGIGERCREGEELYRDIMAAGVLENMVMVFGQMNEPPGARFRVAHAALTMAEYFRDDEHRDVLLLVDNIYRFIQAGMEVSGLMGQMPSRMGYQPTMGTELAQLEERIAHTDNGAITSIQAVYVPADDFSDPAAVHAFSHFSASIVLSRKRASEGLYPAIDPLQSGAKMATPSVIGERHYRIAQETRHTLAQYTELKDVIAMLGLEQLSPEDRALVARARRLERFFTQPFFTTEHFTGIKGKLVSLEDALDGCERILRDEYRDLPEQALYMIGKASEAEPGGSAKNASS; this is encoded by the coding sequence ATGGACGCTGCAGCCCCTGATTTAGGGATTGGGATCGTTGCTGCCGTACGCGGAGGAATCGTTGATATCCGCTTTGCAAACCGGCCTCCCTCCATCAGGTCTCTGGTGCGCACGGGAAAGGCGGGAGAAATTGTAATTGAAATCCTGTCACAGCTGGACGCGCACCGCGTTCGAGGCATTGCGCTCACACCGACTCAGGGGCTGGCCCGAGGCATGCTGGTAAAAGATACGGGGGGCCCGCTGCGCGCTCCAGTTGGCAGGGCAACGCTATCGCGCATGTTCGACGTGTTTGGCGAGGTCATTGACCGCAAGCCGCCGCCATGCGATGCGCAATGGCGCACGGTGCATCATTCTCCTCCGCCACTGGTGCGACGTTCTACCCGCTCTGAAATATTCGAAACCGGTATCAAGATCATTGATGTGCTGATGCCCTTGGAGCGGGGTGGCAAAGCGGGCCTCCTGGGTGGGGCTGGCGTGGGTAAAACCATACTGCTTACAGAAATGATCCACAATGTGGCGGGGCGGCATAGGGGGGTCAGCATCTTCTGCGGCATTGGTGAACGCTGCCGCGAAGGGGAGGAGCTCTATCGCGACATAATGGCGGCAGGCGTGCTGGAAAACATGGTAATGGTATTCGGCCAGATGAACGAGCCTCCAGGAGCACGCTTTCGCGTCGCGCACGCCGCCCTGACCATGGCAGAGTATTTTCGCGACGACGAGCATCGGGATGTGCTGCTGCTGGTGGACAATATTTACCGCTTCATCCAAGCCGGTATGGAGGTTTCGGGCCTGATGGGCCAAATGCCTTCGCGCATGGGTTATCAGCCAACGATGGGCACCGAACTGGCTCAACTTGAGGAACGCATCGCTCACACTGATAACGGGGCGATCACATCAATACAGGCGGTGTATGTTCCAGCCGATGATTTTTCCGATCCAGCTGCAGTTCATGCCTTTTCACATTTTTCCGCGTCGATCGTGCTTTCGCGTAAACGTGCAAGCGAAGGCCTTTATCCCGCTATCGATCCACTACAATCCGGGGCAAAAATGGCGACGCCAAGCGTGATCGGCGAGAGGCATTACCGAATAGCTCAGGAAACCAGGCATACTCTGGCGCAATACACGGAGCTTAAGGACGTCATCGCCATGCTGGGGCTGGAGCAGCTGTCGCCAGAAGATCGCGCCCTCGTTGCGCGTGCGAGGAGGCTGGAGCGATTCTTTACTCAGCCGTTTTTTACCACTGAACATTTTACCGGGATCAAGGGGAAGCTGGTCAGCCTGGAGGATGCGCTGGACGGGTGTGAGCGCATTCTGCGTGATGAATACAGGGATCTTCCGGAGCAGGCGCTTTACATGATTGGCAAGGCAAGCGAGGCAGAACCGGGGGGAAGCGCGAAAAATGCCTCCTCATGA
- a CDS encoding F0F1 ATP synthase subunit epsilon: MDLKILLPFSVFMEKARVDRIVVETVDGSLGLLPHRLDCVAALVPGILIFETRSEGEIYVAVDEGILVKVSAQVTVSVRNAVEGTNLAVLHETVDREFLNLDERAKSIRRTMAKMESGLIRRFIELHHER, encoded by the coding sequence ATGGACCTTAAGATACTACTGCCCTTTAGTGTCTTTATGGAAAAGGCCAGGGTGGACCGCATTGTCGTCGAAACCGTTGATGGATCGCTTGGGCTGCTGCCCCACCGTCTCGATTGCGTGGCCGCTTTGGTTCCCGGCATCCTGATATTCGAAACCAGGAGCGAAGGTGAGATTTATGTGGCGGTGGACGAGGGCATTCTGGTAAAGGTCAGTGCTCAGGTAACAGTATCGGTGCGCAACGCCGTTGAGGGGACCAACCTGGCTGTCTTGCATGAGACTGTGGACAGGGAGTTCCTGAACCTCGATGAGCGGGCCAAGAGCATCCGGCGGACAATGGCAAAAATGGAAAGTGGCTTGATCCGGCGCTTCATCGAGCTTCATCATGAAAGATGA
- a CDS encoding F0F1 ATP synthase subunit delta, with protein MLIDGFTVVAQIVNFLILVWLLKRFFYRPILDALDERENRIASELAAATGKQREAEAELHRFRQKNEEFDQRREVLLTTVTDEVRAERQRLMEAAHADADRIRISRNEAQQREYQVLHDAIERRTCAEVLAITRKVLADLAGTTLEIHMTEAFIRRLRTLGPEEKAQLAVALQAGGVESGHSATFQVFPPIVGQGSPSGIAVILVRSAFELPAEQQEKISTVIRETLKEEVRFNFGVEPNLISGIEMIAGGHKVAWSVAGYLASLEEEVSRLLNAKGAVGEGEAKSSTAAL; from the coding sequence GTGCTGATCGACGGGTTCACAGTTGTCGCGCAGATCGTCAACTTTCTCATCCTGGTATGGTTGTTGAAGCGATTTTTTTACCGCCCTATTCTCGACGCACTGGATGAGCGCGAAAATCGCATTGCATCCGAGTTGGCGGCCGCTACGGGGAAGCAGCGCGAGGCGGAAGCAGAGCTCCATCGGTTCCGGCAAAAAAATGAGGAATTTGACCAGCGCCGGGAAGTTCTCTTGACCACTGTCACCGACGAGGTGCGCGCGGAGCGGCAGCGGCTGATGGAGGCCGCGCATGCGGATGCGGACAGGATCCGTATCAGTAGAAATGAAGCTCAGCAAAGAGAGTACCAAGTCCTGCATGATGCGATCGAGCGGCGCACATGTGCAGAAGTGCTCGCTATCACTCGCAAGGTACTGGCCGATCTTGCCGGCACTACTCTTGAAATCCACATGACTGAGGCATTCATCCGACGCCTGCGTACCTTGGGCCCGGAGGAAAAGGCTCAATTAGCTGTGGCGCTGCAGGCCGGGGGGGTGGAATCTGGACATTCTGCCACCTTCCAGGTTTTCCCCCCTATTGTCGGGCAAGGTAGCCCGAGTGGGATTGCAGTTATTCTGGTTCGCAGCGCATTCGAATTGCCAGCAGAGCAGCAGGAAAAAATTTCTACAGTCATCAGAGAAACACTCAAGGAAGAAGTACGGTTCAACTTTGGGGTTGAGCCAAATCTTATCAGCGGGATCGAAATGATTGCTGGCGGACACAAGGTGGCATGGAGCGTAGCCGGATACCTTGCCTCCCTGGAGGAGGAAGTAAGCCGGCTTCTCAACGCCAAAGGTGCTGTGGGAGAAGGAGAGGCGAAATCCTCGACTGCGGCATTATGA
- a CDS encoding AtpZ/AtpI family protein: MKDEPEEATGEKSGMKVPAGLRGKREEREGKEKREAEFSRRIKVKAARKLRARRAGNRNTEMVWAGLGMIGLVGWGISVPTVLGVALGIWLDRRFPGGYSWTLTLLFAGLLVGCLNAWRWIVREEQLTRRKESQEVAAQERGSKSKNETSDATREMGKQDGVNKANRKITENEQGEG, encoded by the coding sequence ATGAAAGATGAGCCGGAGGAGGCAACAGGAGAAAAATCGGGCATGAAAGTGCCAGCAGGATTGCGGGGCAAAAGGGAAGAACGGGAAGGAAAGGAGAAAAGGGAGGCGGAATTCAGCCGACGGATAAAGGTGAAAGCGGCGCGCAAGCTACGGGCGAGACGGGCTGGGAACCGGAATACCGAAATGGTTTGGGCAGGGCTGGGCATGATCGGACTAGTCGGTTGGGGGATAAGTGTGCCGACTGTTCTGGGGGTTGCCTTGGGCATCTGGCTGGATCGGCGGTTTCCAGGGGGGTATTCCTGGACTCTCACGCTGCTGTTTGCTGGGTTGCTCGTGGGGTGCCTGAATGCTTGGCGCTGGATAGTGCGGGAAGAGCAGCTCACTCGCAGGAAGGAGAGTCAGGAAGTCGCAGCGCAGGAAAGAGGCAGCAAGTCCAAAAATGAAACCAGTGACGCAACCAGGGAGATGGGCAAGCAGGATGGTGTAAACAAAGCGAACAGAAAAATCACGGAAAATGAACAAGGAGAGGGATGA
- a CDS encoding F0F1 ATP synthase subunit gamma yields MSDTTASIRRKIEGVKDLRSVVSTMKALAAANIGQYEKSTLALKDYYRSVQLGLSACFRAGTPPARHVAAKTGANRGVTGVIVLGTDHGLVGQFNESIALHAAQTLALLPGRKKIWAVGERVQDRLVDLGISVAEVFAVPLSIKSIIPLTGEILLRILAPALSEGVNVEGAEGKGGNEMNTFYLFYNAYRSGLTYEPFHQRLLPLDESWRRELLQLPWPARNLPEMVGGNIVTLHALIREYLFASLFLACAESLASENASRLTAMERAEKNIDELSTELQKTFNRLRQSRIDEELFDVIAGVEAARGEAK; encoded by the coding sequence ATGAGCGATACCACTGCCAGCATACGCCGCAAGATCGAGGGTGTGAAAGATCTGAGGTCAGTGGTAAGCACCATGAAGGCGCTAGCTGCGGCCAACATTGGGCAGTATGAGAAATCCACTCTCGCGCTGAAGGATTACTACCGCTCGGTGCAGCTTGGCTTGAGTGCTTGCTTTCGTGCCGGTACCCCGCCAGCCCGGCATGTGGCGGCGAAAACAGGAGCGAACCGTGGCGTAACGGGTGTAATCGTGCTTGGTACTGACCATGGGCTAGTGGGCCAGTTCAACGAGTCCATAGCGTTGCATGCTGCGCAGACTTTGGCCTTATTGCCGGGCAGGAAAAAAATCTGGGCTGTGGGCGAGCGTGTGCAGGATCGACTGGTAGATCTTGGCATTTCCGTCGCGGAAGTTTTCGCTGTCCCGTTGTCCATCAAGAGCATTATCCCGTTGACGGGGGAGATCCTGCTGCGTATTCTGGCGCCGGCCTTGAGCGAGGGCGTAAATGTGGAAGGAGCCGAAGGGAAAGGCGGGAATGAGATGAACACGTTTTATCTGTTCTATAACGCTTACCGCTCCGGCTTGACATACGAGCCTTTCCACCAGCGGCTGCTGCCCTTGGATGAAAGCTGGCGTCGGGAATTGCTCCAGCTGCCCTGGCCGGCACGGAATCTGCCGGAGATGGTGGGAGGAAATATTGTGACGTTGCATGCACTCATCCGGGAATACCTTTTTGCTTCGCTGTTTCTCGCTTGCGCCGAATCGTTAGCCAGCGAGAATGCAAGTCGGCTTACTGCAATGGAGCGCGCAGAAAAAAATATCGATGAGCTAAGTACAGAGCTTCAGAAGACCTTCAACCGGTTGCGCCAGAGTAGAATCGATGAGGAACTCTTCGATGTCATCGCCGGGGTCGAAGCGGCAAGGGGAGAAGCAAAATAG
- a CDS encoding alternate F1F0 ATPase, F1 subunit alpha, translating to MNQDRLRDVFDGAFSRIALARKIVTPRLMLKEIGVIKSIGTGIAKVSGLPGTCFEEVLKFPGGYGIAFNIEEEEIGVILLGDHSHLRAGDEVERRGHVMDVPVGDALIGRIVNPLGRALDGEAPVISSRRMPIERPAPQIMDRAPVTVPLQTGIKVIDALIPVGRGQRELILGDRQTGKSAIALDTILNQKDENVVCIYCAIGQQASSVAKVVAALQENDALSYTVVVVTEGNDPPGLIYVAPYAATAIGEYFMEQGRDVLIVYDDLSHHARAYRELSLLMRRPPGREAYPGDIFYIHSRLLERATHLRPELGGGSLTALPIVETEAEDIAAYIPTNLISITDGQIYLSPTLFQLGILPAIDVGKSVSRVGGKAQRPVYRAATGELRLDYSQFSELETFTRFGGRLDERTRTVIEHGRRIRACLQQPESSPVSVSEQIILLLALTAKLFDEVPLENMGEAERAVRAVVLNIPPELLARMEANESLNDADRHALLWHASTALDGLGSAHAKA from the coding sequence GTGAATCAAGATCGATTGCGAGACGTTTTTGATGGCGCTTTTTCCCGGATTGCTCTCGCGCGGAAAATCGTGACTCCCCGACTCATGCTGAAGGAGATCGGGGTAATTAAGAGCATTGGTACTGGCATAGCGAAGGTTTCCGGCCTTCCCGGCACGTGCTTCGAGGAGGTGCTCAAGTTTCCCGGCGGCTATGGCATTGCATTTAATATCGAAGAAGAGGAAATCGGGGTGATCCTGCTGGGTGATCATTCTCACCTGCGTGCAGGAGATGAAGTGGAGCGCAGGGGACACGTAATGGATGTGCCGGTGGGCGACGCGTTGATCGGAAGGATAGTCAATCCGCTGGGCCGGGCGCTCGATGGCGAAGCTCCGGTAATATCCTCGCGCCGTATGCCAATCGAACGTCCCGCTCCCCAGATTATGGATCGGGCTCCTGTCACAGTGCCGCTTCAGACGGGCATCAAGGTCATCGATGCACTGATTCCTGTAGGGCGGGGGCAGCGCGAACTGATACTGGGCGACCGGCAGACGGGCAAGAGCGCTATAGCACTCGACACCATACTGAATCAGAAAGACGAGAACGTGGTGTGCATCTACTGCGCCATCGGGCAGCAAGCATCGAGTGTTGCCAAGGTAGTGGCTGCGCTGCAGGAAAATGACGCTCTGAGCTATACAGTTGTGGTAGTAACCGAAGGCAATGACCCGCCGGGGCTGATCTATGTTGCCCCCTATGCCGCGACTGCTATCGGAGAATACTTCATGGAGCAGGGCCGGGACGTTTTGATCGTTTACGATGACCTTTCGCACCACGCTCGCGCCTACCGTGAACTTTCGCTGCTGATGCGGCGCCCCCCTGGACGCGAAGCCTATCCCGGAGACATCTTTTACATCCACTCACGCTTGCTGGAGCGCGCTACGCATCTGCGCCCCGAACTCGGCGGCGGTTCCCTGACCGCCTTGCCGATCGTAGAAACAGAAGCGGAGGACATCGCAGCATATATTCCAACCAATCTGATCTCGATTACCGACGGGCAGATTTACCTTTCACCCACATTGTTTCAACTTGGAATACTGCCCGCCATCGACGTTGGCAAATCGGTTTCGCGGGTGGGAGGCAAGGCGCAGCGGCCTGTGTACCGGGCCGCTACCGGCGAGCTGAGGCTGGATTATTCCCAGTTCAGCGAACTGGAAACATTTACACGCTTCGGGGGACGCCTCGATGAGCGTACCCGTACCGTTATCGAGCATGGCCGGCGTATTCGTGCCTGTTTGCAGCAGCCAGAGTCCAGCCCGGTTTCCGTCTCAGAGCAGATCATTCTGCTGCTGGCATTGACCGCAAAACTATTCGACGAGGTACCGCTGGAAAACATGGGGGAGGCGGAGCGGGCGGTGAGGGCAGTAGTGTTGAATATACCTCCCGAACTGCTTGCACGTATGGAAGCCAACGAAAGCCTGAACGATGCAGATCGCCATGCACTTTTGTGGCATGCAAGCACTGCGCTGGATGGGTTAGGCTCAGCACATGCGAAAGCCTAA